Sequence from the Polypterus senegalus isolate Bchr_013 chromosome 3, ASM1683550v1, whole genome shotgun sequence genome:
ACAAAAACGTTTACTCATGAACACTAGCCACATGAGCCACTCTCCTGCTCATAAATTTTAGTTTACTCTAAATCAGGGCCATTTTTTCCCTCTAATTTTATAATAGTGTTTCTCATTGCTGTATTAAAATCTCGGAAGACTAGATTCTTGCTCCAACActctgtctttgtggagtttgcccaATGATTAACATGTTAATGTCAATTGGTGTCCATGACTGGCCCCTGCTTCACTTTCAGTACCGTCACTGTAGGCTCCCTGCAAACCTGAAGCACTTTAGGTTTTGTCCCACACAAAATGAGTGTTTATGAAGTTactgtaattaattaattcacaCACAACTGGGGGAGTGTGTGTCATGTGATGGTCTAGCCCTGCTGTGcttggttggttcctgctttacacCTGATGCTGATGGGAAATGAGCCAAGCTCCCACGtccatgattattattattacgtgttatgcctggatggatggattcagacAGTGAATGGGCATTTTAACCCATTTGGTCACTGACTTAATGCAACATCAGTTAGAAATGTAGCACATGGGAGAGAAAGAAGATCTACTAAATATAATTTATGAGCAAATATAACGTATTAGCAAATGCTTATGCTTTAAAGCTTGTGTCAAATGTAACTGCTAAGAAACAGCAATCTACCTGAGGTTTCTTaattctaccttttttttttttgctgaaatgtAATCAAAACCATGCACAAAATATTAACtggactttctcatatactcagatttggggatggatatttgaggagtaaaccagaagacaatgattatatttttatattatgtacattaaagaatcgtcaataacaaatcaaatcaaatgagtaATATATTGAACAACTTTTATAAAGTAAAGTTCAATAAATCGGACTCCTGAACAAataagtaccacttccggttagtggaaatagttgatagaaatctacgttttgtacctaatacttgtatgcaaaatttggttgacctaactgagAGCGTACTAaatttattgtgtttacacacagacacacaggtataattccaaaaatggtatttttggactcaggtaggtctaaaatgtcaagattcatcaaaatcacaaaatctaatttttgattacaatactttcccagtgagaaagtaaatcagactcagggaggtctaaaacgcagagattcatcaaaatctcaaggttgaatttttggatgattacaatactttccctatactttgtatacaagaaagtaaaacaaCAAGAGCATGAAAAGTGAATTACTAGaatgtgtaaatataaaaatagaagcgGAGGTACCTAATAAAGGCTAAAATCACATGTAATTCATTCTTAAGGATGCTAATAATTCTTATTACTGCACTCAATGAGTGATGCATCATCTCAGAAAGTGGTCACCTCTGCTGGCATAGCCCGACTTTGTACTGTACATAAACCACAGATTAAGTGAAATTGGCTTTGTCAATTTCTAGAATGTGCCCTACCCCCAAGTGTCACTCTGTCTTCCTTGTATTGTTAATGAAATGTATTCTCTCCATCCTTCCAAAgactaaaaataatatttcacttTCCTGGCAAGAACGCATGTCTGGGGTCATCATGTCAGAATTCAGGTACAATGTGCTTGATTTAAGAAACTTAGAAATGCTATCACTGGTCATAAAGTTACTGCAAGGAATGACCCCCACATCTGAGGATTACTGAGGACTCTTGCTGTGGTGAACTAGGTAGTGCTTCTCCAAAACCAGTCTTCAAAGCATCTTCCCAAACAAGGGTTGATACTGGTCTGCTGCTACAGTCCTGAGTGAATATAATAACTTCCAAAAACCTTAGACTACGTGATTCTTGATAGGTAACAAACATCATGAGCAAcacagtggcgtagtggttaGTGAGCTGCCTCTCAGCTCGTAAGACTTGGGTTCTATTCTTCGGTGTTTGTTTGCtttccccttgtctgtgtgggttactCCAatcttcctcccacatccccataGATGTGCAGGTTACGTGTACTGGTGACTCCCCATTGGTCCTGTGCAAGTCTGGGTATGTTAATCATTGTACCCTATTCAGAAATGGCTCTTGCCTACTTCTGAAGGCTGCTGGTATTGGGTGTCGTTCCTCAAAGTCCTAAATAGAATTAAGTAGGTTTCAAACTGTTACATTTGTCCAAAATCTTTTGCCTTATGTTTATTGTTCCAGTGTGGGTATGGTTGTGTGTGAGTGAATGGTGGAACAACAACAACTACatgtttttatatagcacattttcatgtaaCGATGTAGCTATGAAAACCAATTCAGGAACggcaataatatttaaaaaaacacacacataataagtacaaagaaagaaaaggtaagGTCAGAACCCATCTAGAGCTGGACTTTGAATAGGCACCTGCCTCCATGACACTGAACTGGACATCACTAATATTATAATCCATCTACTGGCTCTTCCATTACTCTGTCCATTTTAAATCAAGAATCACATACCCATTCTGTTGCTTGACCTGCATAAGCCTCAAACCTCTGAGAAAAATTCATTTTTCCGAAGCCAGTCACGTTACTTTTCCAAAAACTTGCTGTATAAGTTAAAGCAATTGTTTGAAATAATTCATCTTCACCTTTGCCCTGCCTGTGTGCCCTCTGTGTCCTGCTCCAATGCTCACTTTTATTCCTTTTTGCACATTCTAAATGCCACTTTGGCGGTTTCATGTAATAGAGGCTACTGCTTCACCTGGGCTCGGAAAAAGGGTCACTTGTCATTAAAGGTGACTAAAGGCAGCAGGAAAGGCATCTAGATGTAAAGAACATCTGCTCCCTATTTGAGGGGTAAACAGCCAACCTCTGGTAACCCACAAAATCACTGGTAAACCAGCAAACAGGTGAATGAATTTAAATACAACCAAAGCGTTAAATGATTGACtgaactgaaaatgttttttgtggtCAGTAAAGATGGTCACTCGCTCTCACTAAGTAACATGATAATATTCCACATGTGCTTTGAAGAGTCATATTCACGTTTAATTGGACGGCAGTCTAAAGTCTCTTAATCTCTTACCTGCTGTTTTACAGGGAATCTGATTTTCAGCCATCTCTTTGTGCTTGTGGTTGAACCTCTCACATAAATAATCCTCCTTCTGATCATTGTAAGATCCGGCAGAGTGAGGTTTACATTTCAGTTTACATTTGTATTGACTTTAAGAACAAAGAAATCTTTTTATGATGGTCAATTTCAGCCAGGTAAAAATCAATTCCTAGCATTAATATTATGAAACCAGTTTAAATCAGTGTCACGGAAGGGAGAATTTAGCATAAGCCAGGAATGAACCCTGAACAGAATGTCCTAACATCACAGGACTCACTCACGGATACACCCATATAGGGAcactttaaaaaatgctaaataacTTGATATGCATATCTGGAGGAAAACCTCACACAGAAATGGGGCAAacgtgcaaactgcacacagtcgACCTCCAAGTGCAGGATTCAAGCACAGAGTGCAGAATCCATGAGGTGATAGAGCTTAACATTATGCCACCCTGTTTCAATTTCATTCAGCACAACTGATTGTTATTATATCTGTACAAAGAAAAGTATCATCAGTGATGAGCAGACACAGGAGTGAATGGCACTTAATAATTCACACTTTCTAATTTACACCAGTGTCTGCCATCAGAGATGCATTTTGTACAATTCGTTTAGAATTTAGTGGTGCAATCAATAATCTCAAAATATCAAGACAAATCTGTAACAACATTGGACAGGCAGCCAGTTGAAAGCAAATATCCAAGAAATTAAAATGAGGcacattttgagattttgtttaGCCTCCGAATGTCAGATACAACCTCTGTGGCCTTCCAGCAAGCGTCAATTATGGTGTTTACTGATTTTGACTGAATTAAGTGCTAAGGAGCTTTTACACTTATGTATGCACACACATATGCCCAAGTGTGATCCAATGGCACATCTCTGAAACACACACATGTAACATGTTAAGGATTACCACCAACAACTCACAAGCAGACTCACCAGCATGCACACCTACACTCAAATGCAATCACACCAATTTCTAGCACCCACCAGTTCCGACAACCCTCACCTGACCATTTTTCTTCAGATCTGCCCACATGCTGGTGCCATCGCCCCCTCTCATCAGAACATGATAGGTGAAGTAATAGATGCCAGGCAAAGGACATGTGAATTTTCCAGTTGTGGGTTCATAGTAGTTTCCCACATTGGTGACCACATCGTCAAACTTGAGCACTTCACTGCCTTCATGGGGTTTACGGAGTCCTGCGTAAAATGCAATTCTAGGGCTGTAGAAGGACGGAACATATCCTCCAGGTCCTGGTCCTGGGGGACCTGGAGGTCCAGGCTTTCCAGGCTCTCCAGGAGGTCCACGGGGTCCAGGTGGACCGGGAGGACCTCTAAACCCAGTCTTTCCCTTGCGTGAGTGCTCCTTGCCGGTCTCTGTCAAGAAAGGTGGTGGGGAAACGGCTGCCAGCTCCTGACTGGCTTCTGCAGATCCATGTGTCGTGTAAGGGTCACAGACCATGCGGCAACTGCCCAGCATTTCGTAGTGTGTACCAGAGGTAGCCTTTGAGCTGTGCACCAGCAGTGGGATGGCAATTAGTAAGATGAGAATCATGGCGACACCAATGGCTGCACCGATTACCCGCTTTCTCCTGCTGAGCCTAGACGAGGCCAGCGTGAGGAAGTCGTCTGTGTTTTTGGTCGTAATGGTGGTGGCTGTGTACTGTGCCGTTGGGGGAAGAAATGGGAGTCAAAAAGActcaggagaggaatgaagaagcgGAAGGGTCTCTCGGTAAGAAAAGCCAGCTGAAGCAGATGGGTGTGTCTTTGACCTGAGAAAACCCAGAAGGACAACCTGTTGAAATAGAAGCCTGGATTCCTTTCGTTCTGACTGGTGTACCAGCTGCTTTACTACAATCAACTTCACAGCCACTGAGAAAGAGAATGGAGGAAAAGTTCACTCCTGACAACTCCCTTGTACCTCCGCTCTTTTTATAATGACGGCACAGAACGTAATCAAAAATGTTTCTTCACTTGTTACTATTAGTTTAGCACAGCATAGTTTTAACCATCTCattaaattcttttcatttttaagtttctgaagtcaaaataaatacatttgcgtCATGTTAAAATTTTCCCCACCTTGGTAACCTCTCACGTCTTCTTggacaaatgtttatttcttcaaAGATTTTGTcccaatcctttttttttaaaccttgacTTTGAAAATGCAGGGAGCTTCTCCTTTCTCACATCTCAAGTCTCCAGGGTAATCAAGAAAGGCAGATCTCTCCTTTCCTAGCcaccttttctccttttttaaatcTTCACCGTGAAGCCTCAGTTTATAATGCAGGTAtagttttttttgtattaattggcCACtcttgttatttcagtttcaattaTATTCcatcctttttcatttttatatttttcagcagTGAGCAAGAAATCCAGAAAGATCCCCTCTTTCCCTTCTGGCTTTCACTTGATTTCTGACCATAAAAATTCAGTTtctggaatgtcttgtctcttgtcctctctctctctctctccctctctctctttcactagctccctccctccctctctctctctctctctctctctcacttagaCTTACAGTGCTGAGATTGCTCCGTATGTAGCTAAGAAGTAAATAGGTAAGCAGCTTAATGAATCTCACTTGTTGCAAAAAAGCCGGAATAAAACTTGAGAACAGAACAGGACAGACAGAATGGCGAAAGAATCACAGCACAAAACAAAGAGTAGCTAGAGAGTTAAAGGGCAGATGATTTAACTGACAATTCACTCGCACCACAGTGACACAGTAAATAGTGTGCTTCTGTGCCCTCTAGACGATCAGTTTAGCTCATAAACCACAGGGAGCCCATCCATCAGGCAAGTCACCAAGACCGCACCTTTACAAGCAAGTGGTGAGCCATCCAACTTCAGTTAATTCAGTGCTGTTAGATCTCcttcctttctttgtttctttctgtcttaCACAGCCTCCAAAACTGCAACAAAAAGTACCATCTCCTGGAAATTAGAAAAGAGCCATGTGCCACTTTCTCCCCCGTCCCCACTTTTCTTCTCTCCTTTAACTTTTCTCCTTTGTATTCTGAGGTCACTTCTCTTCAGCCAATTCTGTTCATCAATAAATCAATCTTGGGAGCAGCAGATGCTTCCCCCACCTTAGACGCTTCCTTGCAGTCGGCCTGCTATCTGAGTGGAAGGTCAGACAAACTAAAGTGCCTTGTGTTTAACCCCAAAAGCCTTCTGGAGGTAACTGCTGTATCTATCAATCCATGAatcttgttaaaaatgttttcaattcaTTCAGCTTTGAAAGTAAATCCTTTTCCGTTCTTCTTCAGCAACAACCTGCACTTGCAATTTTTTTTGAAGACGAAGAGTTTTGTAAAAGAAATCAATCAGAGGAAAATTCAGATAATCagattgtttatttctttttactgaAGTTCTTGACTCAATGCAGGCCCAtttggttaattaaaaaaatgaagagcttTTATGAAATTGCCCAGCAGGAATCTAAATGACTGTCCTGTCCCTTAGAtccttctctgtctctctctcgctccaTCAGCTGATTGCTGGGCGCTGTTTGACCGTCTCTTCCACTCAGAGCTCCTTGCTGACTACGGGCTGCAGGTGTAGAATGCGAGTGTGTGTGAGATGGAGGCGGGGGGGTGAAGGGGTGGAAGGAGACATTGATGGTTTGACCCTCCCATGTGCTGCTAATATGCATGAGATGGAATTTAAAGGATTTTTGTATAATCTTTTACT
This genomic interval carries:
- the c1ql4a gene encoding complement C1q-like protein 4, with translation MILILLIAIPLLVHSSKATSGTHYEMLGSCRMVCDPYTTHGSAEASQELAAVSPPPFLTETGKEHSRKGKTGFRGPPGPPGPRGPPGEPGKPGPPGPPGPGPGGYVPSFYSPRIAFYAGLRKPHEGSEVLKFDDVVTNVGNYYEPTTGKFTCPLPGIYYFTYHVLMRGGDGTSMWADLKKNGQVRASAIAQDADQNYDYASNSVILHLDVGDEVCVQLDGGKVHGGSNNKYSTFSGFLIYPD